The following proteins are co-located in the Penaeus monodon isolate SGIC_2016 chromosome 10, NSTDA_Pmon_1, whole genome shotgun sequence genome:
- the LOC119577821 gene encoding chromodomain-helicase-DNA-binding protein Mi-2 homolog isoform X16 — translation MPSDVEETEYREEEEEQGEGEEEEQDQGDSNEEEQDEEWGGGKRKRKKSKKRKSSRGERGRKKRKKKDESESEGEYEEEGGRVDSDNQEETPKGRGRGKGRGRPPATPTATVPESSGGDQMPTVAEVCESFGLNDVELEYTDSDFQNLTTYKLFQQHVRPLLAKENPRVPVSKLMMLVAAKWREFTARNQQQEEEEEDEIVEEEEEEEPEPAPQITPKGRGRPRKAKVDEEVEEDFDDDSEGVGKKKRGRKRTATAEGKSKKGGKVPTLKIKLGKRKKDTSVSLEDESSQDSDAEFEQMLAEAEDMNKAEDEAEQQNAPKKKAKTKIGNKNKRKKRMKAKDEDGYETDHQDYCEVCQQGGEIILCDTCPKAYHLVCLEPELEEAPEGKWSCPTCESEGVKEEDEHMEYCKVCKDGGELLCCDSCVNAYHTYCLSPPLFEVPEGEWTCQRCACEPLPGKVQKILFWRYVDPPKPPENWKEIVGDKWEKYQFKQLREFLVKWVDMSYWHCSWISELMLDVHHPQMLRSYFKKFDPDEPPVPGMDDDDEVGSQRRGKSIDPNSLEERYYKYGIKSTWLKIHRVLNHRSLRDGTIQYLVKWRDLPYDQATWEDEDEEIIGLKTAIEFYHDLRAACNADAVGKSKKGKKKGKARARELGEEDREPSSPRRYTPPPDKPVTNLSKKWEKQPDYLDMTGLSLHEYQLEGVNWLRYSWGQGTDTILADEMGLGKTIQTIAFLYSLYKEGHSKGPFLVAVPLSTIINWEREFEMWAPDFYVVTYVGDRESRSMIREHELSFEEGAVRSASKATRIRTTNVKFNVLLTSYEMISMDQACLGSLEWACLVVDEAHRLKSNQSKFFRVLNQYNIVYRLLLTGTPLQNNLEELFHLLNFLCPEKFSDLSSFQNEFEDIAKEDQIKKLHDLLGPHMLRRLKTDVLKNMPTKSEFIIRVELSPLQKKYYKYILTRNFEALNSRGGGQQVSLLNIVMDLKKCCNHPYLFPAAAEEAPKLPNGMYVSRDLVKASGKFILLESMLEKLKRDGHRVLIFSQMTRMLDVLEDFCEGMGYKYERIDGGITGQARQEAIDRFNAPGAQQFIFLLSTRAGGLGINLATADTVIIYDSDWNPHNDIQAFSRAHRIGQANKVMIYRFVTRNSVEERVTQVAKRKMMLTHLVVRPGMGSKATNFSKQELDDILRFGTEELFKEEEGKEDEAIHYDNQAIEELLDRTKEGIEQKENWANEYLSSFKVASYVTKEGEEEEMEDVEVLKQEADNTDSLYWERLLRHHFEQQQEDLARTLGKGKRVRKQVNYNDAADGREDLSWQEQGSDYNSDFSMPSDNDNDDEFDEKNETEGGRRSRRRGDRGDRDRPLPPLLARVGGNIEVLGFNARQRKAFLNAVMRYGMPPQEAFNSQWLVRDLRGKSEKCFRAYTSLFMRHLCEPGNDNAETFADGVPREGLSRQHVLTRIGVMSLIRKKISEFETINGHYSMPEALNRPVEPAVVDGGKSNGTSASGTPATSVTPSPAPSVKGESEDKEEDKKEEAKKEDDKKAEDKEKKDEKETEKEEEKKEEKVEKKEEEKTEGEKEKKDEPAETPEVKAEEEEKKETEQTEKKEEPEKMEVEETKKEEEKKEEVKMETEEKEQKEEQKTEEKEEAEVKAEKVEKTEEDKEAEKKEEVKKEEEEKEDEKDKEKEKEKEGDKDKDKDKDKKEEDDKKDSKKKDVDSVAKRKFMFNIADGGFTELHTLWQNEEKAAVPGREYEIWHRRHDYWLLAGIVTHGYGRWQDIQNDVRFAIINEPFKMDVGKGNFLEIKNKFLARRFKQLLEQALVIEEQLRRAAFLNLQQDPHHPACTLNARFAEVECLAESHQHLSKESLAGNKPANAVLNKVLNQLEELLSDMKSDVTRLPASLARIPPVAQRLQMSERSILSRLASGAGNVDKSAQGAGEGQISTTFPGGFTPTGALPTLGNANFANFRPQYSLPGAATGPGVPSVQVSSLQSLGASLHMLAASNPLLDPHLSMQQPPTSHSGAISAATRASLLLHQQQQQQLQQHSGDTKNLIYLD, via the exons aggaggaggaggaacaaggggaaggggaagaagaagaacaagatcaAGGTGATTCaaatgaagaagaacaagatGAAGAGTGGGGTGGAGGAAAACGGAaacgaaagaaaagtaaaaagagaaagtcCTCACGCGGTGAGCGTGGgcggaaaaaacgaaagaagaaagatgagagtgagagt GAAGGTGAATATGAAGAAGAGGGTGGCCGTGTTGACTCAGACAATCAAGAAGAAACCCCAAAAGGAAGGGGTCGTGGAAAAGGACGTGGGAGGCCTCCTGCAACTCCCACAGCAACTGTACCAGAATCAA GTGGAGGAGATCAAATGCCAACAGTTGCTGAGGTGTGTGAAAGCTTTGGGCTGAATGATGTCGAATTGGAGTACACTGACTCAGATTTTCAGAACCTTACAACTTACAAGTTGTTCCAGCAACATGTACGTCCACTTCTGGCTAAGGAAAATCCAAGG GTACCAGTGTCTAAGTTGATGATGTTGGTAGCTGCAAAGTGGCGTGAATTCACGGCTCGCAATCagcagcaggaagaggaggaggaagatgaaattgtagaagaggaggaagaagaggaaccaGAACCAGCACCG CAGATAACACCCAAGGGTCGGGGACGCCCTAGAAAAGCCAAGGTAgatgaagaagtagaggaagactttgatgatgatagtgaaggcGTTGGTAAGAAAAAACGTGGCCGAAAACGCACTGCTACAGcagaagggaaaagcaaaaagggtGGAAAAGTTCCAACTTTGAAGATTAAgttagggaagaggaagaaggacacCTCGGTGAGTCTG GAGGATGAATCAAGCCAAGACAGTGATGCAGAGTTTGAGCAAATGCTGGCTGAGGCAGAGGACATGAACAAGGCAGAAGATGAGGCAGAACAGCAAAATGCACCCAAAAAGAAAGCCAAAACCAAGATTGGCaacaaaaataaacgtaaaaaacgTATGAAGGCTAAAGATGAGGATGGATACGAAACCGATCATCAA GATTACTGCGAGGTATGTCAGCAGGGTGGTGAGATCATCCTTTGTGACACTTGTCCTAAGGCTTACCATCTGGTGTGTCTTGAACCAGAATTGGAAGAGGCTCCTGAGGGCAAGTGGTCATGCCCCACTTGTGAGTCAGAGGGAGTCAAGGAAGAAGATGAACATATGGAGTACTGTAAAGTTTGTAAG GATGGTGGTGAACTTCTTTGCTGTGATTCATGTGTGAATGCATACCATACATATTGCTTGTCGCCACCCTTGTTTGAAGTACCTGAAGGAGAATGGACTTGTCAGCGCTGTGCTTGTGAGCCTTTGCCAGGAAAAGTCCAGAAGATCCTATTCTGGAG ATATGTTGACCCTCCAAAGCCACCAGAGAATTGGAAGGAGATTGTTGGAGACAAATGGGAAAAATATCAGTTCAAACAGTTGCGCGAGTTTTTGGTGAAGTGGGTTGACATGTCCTACTGGCACTGCTCTTGGATTTCAGAACTCATGCTGGATGTACATCATCCTCAG ATGTTGCGTTCATACTTCAAAAAGTTTGATCCAGATGAGCCTCCTGTACCtggtatggatgatgatgatgaagtaggtTCACAAAGACGTGGCAAAAGCATTGATCCGAACTCCTTGGAAGAAAG ATATTACAAATATGGAATCAAGTCCACCTGGTTGAAAATCCATCGTGTGTTGAACCATCGTTCTTTACGGGATGGAACCATACAGTATCTTGTGAAATGGCGAGACTTACCCTATGACCAAGCTACatgggaagatgaggatgaggagattATTGGcttaaaaactgcaattgagtttTATCATGATCTGAGAGCAGCATGTAATGCTGATGCTG TTGGTAagagtaagaaggggaaaaagaaaggcaaggCAAGGGCACGAGAATTGGGTGAGGAAGATCGTGAGCCCTCTTCACCCCGGCGATACACTCCTCCTCCTGATAAACCAGTAACCAACCTCAGTAAGAAGTGGGAGAAGCAGCCAGACTACTTGGACATGACTGGGCTCTCACTTCACGAGTATCAGCTTGAGGGTGTGAATTGGTTAAG ATATTCTTGGGGTCAGGGAACAGACACCATCTTGGCCGATGAGATGGGTCTTGGAAAGACAATTCAGACAATTGCATTTTTGTATTCACTGTACAAAGAAGGACACTCCAAAGGTCCCTTCCTTGTTGCTGTCCCACTCTCCACCATCATAAATTGGGAAAGAGAGTTTGAGATGTGGGCCCCAGATTTCTATGTTGTCACATATGTAGGCGACAGAGAATCACGATCTATGATTCGTGAGCACGAATTGTCATTTGAAGAAGGAGCAGTGCGAAGTGCATCAAAAGCCACACGTATCCGTACAACAAATGTAAAGTTCAATGTACTTCTAACTTCCTATGAGATGATATCTATGGATCAAGCTTGCTTAGGATCATTAGAGTGGGCCTGCTTGGTTGTAGATGAAGCTCACAGATTGAAGAGTAACCAGTCTAag TTCTTCCGTGTGCTGAACCAGTACAACATCGTTTATCGTCTTCTTTTAACTGGAACCCCACTTCAAAACAACCTGGAGGAACTTTTCCATTTACTCAACTTCTTGTGTCCTGAAAAATTCTCTGATCTATCTTCCTTCCAAAATGAATTTGAAGATATTGCAAAAGAAGATCAGATTAAGAAACTACATGATTTACTTGGACCTCACATGTTGAGAAGATTGAAGACTGATGTACTCAAG AACATGCCAACCAAGTCAGAGTTCATCATTCGTGTGGAGTTATCACCACTGCAGAAGAAATACTACAAATACATTCTTACTCGTAATTTTGAGGCCCTTAACTCAAGAGGAGGAGGCCAACAG GTTTCTTTGCTCAACATTGTTATGGATCTGAAGAAGTGTTGCAACCATCCATACCTCTTCCCAGCAGCAGCAGAAGAGGCCCCTAAACTGCCAAATGGGATGTATGTAAGCAGAGACCTTGTGAAGGCCAGTGGCAAGTTCATTCTCTTGGAGAGTATGTTGGAGAAGCTCAAACGTGATGGTCATCG tGTGTTGATTTTCTCTCAGATGACAAGGATGTTGGATGTCCTGGAAGACTTCTGTGAGGGCATGGGCTACAAATATGAAAGAATTGATGGTGGCATCACTGGTCAAGCTCGTCAAGAGGCCATTGATAG GTTCAATGCTCCAGGTGCCCagcagtttattttcttattgtctaCTCGTGCGGGTGGTTTAGGTATCAACTTGGCCACTGCAGATACTGTCATCATCTACGATTCAGATTGGAATCCACATAACGATATTCAAGCTTTCTCCAGAGCTCATCGTATTGGTCAGGCAAATAAG GTGATGATTTACCGGTTTGTGACTCGTAACTCTGTGGAGGAAAGAGTCACACAGGTTGCCAAGAGAAAGATGATGTTGACCCACTTGGTTGTCCGTCCTGGAATGGGATCAAAAGCCACAAACTTCTCCAAACAAGAATTGGATGATATCTTGAG GTTTGGTACTGAAGAACTTTTCaaagaggaggagggcaaggaggaTGAAGCTATCCATTATGATAACCAGGCAATTGAGGAACTCCTTGACCGTACAAAGGAGGGTATTGAACAGAAGGAGAACTGGGCTAATGAGTACCTCAGCTCTTTCAAGGTTGCTTCATATGTTaccaaagaaggggaagag gaggaaatggaggatgtTGAGGTTTTGAAGCAAGAAGCAGATAATACAGATTCCCTTTACTGGGAACGACTTTTGCGCCATCACTTCGAGCAACAACAGGAAGATCTGGCAAGAACACTTGGAAAGGGTAAACGAGTCAGGAAACAG GTGAACTATAACGATGCAGCAGATGGTAGAGAAGATCTTAGCTGGCAAGAACAAGGATCAGACTACAACTCTGACTTCTCCATGCcatcagataatgataatgatgatgaatttgatgaaaagaatgaaa CTGAAGGAGGTCGTAGATCACGCCGTCGTGGTGACAGAGGTGACCGTGATCGTCCATTGCCACCACTTCTTGCCCGAGTTGGAGGAAATATTGAA GTTCTGGGATTCAATGCCAGACAGCGCAAGGCTTTCCTTAATGCAGTTATGCGTTATGGAATGCCCCCTCAAGAAGCCTTCAACTCTCAATG gttggTTCGAGACCTTCGAGGCAAGAGTGAGAAGTGCTTCAGAGCATACACATCTCTCTTCATGCGCCATTTGTGTGAACCTGGTAATGACAATGCTGAAACATTTGCTGATGGAGTGCCTCGTGAAGGATTAAGTAGACAACACGTTCTCACCAGAATCGGAGTGATGTCACTCATTCGCAAAAAG ATTTCAGAGTTTGAGACAATCAATGGCCATTACTCAATGCCAGAAGCTCTAAATAGGCCTGTTGAGCCAGCTGTAGTTGATGGTGGCAAAAGCAATGGAACATCTGCTTCTG GCACACCAGCAACAAGTGTAACTCCATCTCCAGCACCATCTGTGAAGGGAGAATCAGAAGACAAGGAAGAGGACAAAAAGGAAGAAGCTAAGAAAGAAGATGACAAGAAGgctgaagataaagaaaagaaggatgaaaaggagacagaaaaggaagaagaaaagaaggaagagaaggtagaaaagaaggaggaagaaaaaactgaaggagaaaaagaaaag AAGGATGAACCTGCTGAAACCCCAGAAGtgaaggcagaggaagaagaaaagaaggaaacagaacaaactgagaagaaggaggaaccaGAGAAGATGGAAGTAGAGGAGaccaagaaggaagaggagaagaaggaggaagtgaaaatggaaactgaagaaaaagaacagaaggaagaacagaagactgaagagaaggaagag GCTGAGGTCAAGGCTGAAAAAGTTGAGAAGacagaggaggataaggaggctgaaaagaaggaagaagtcaagaaagaggaggaggagaaggaagatgagaaagacaaagagaaagaaaaggagaaggaaggagataaagataaGGACAAGGACaaagataagaaggaggaagatgataagAAAGATTCCAAGAAGAAGGATGTGGATTCCGTGGCAAAGAGAAAGTTCATGTTCAACATTGCTGATGGTGGGTTCACTGAGCTGCACACACTGTGGCAAAACGAGGAAAAGGCAGCTGTTCCCGGCCGCGAGTATGAGATCTGGCACCGCAG aCATGATTATTGGCTGCTTGCTGGTATTGTTACCCATGGGTATGGAAGGTGGCAAGACATCCAGAACGATGTCAGGTTTGCCATCATCAATGAGCCATTCAAGATGGATGTGGGCAAGGGTAATTTCTTGGAAATTAAGAACAAATTCCTTGCCAGAAGGTTCAAG CAGCTGTTAGAGCAAGCACTGGTCATTGAGGAACAGCTGCGTCGTGCAGCATTCCTTAACTTGCAACAGGATCCTCATCATCCTGCGTGTACCTTGAATGCTCGTTTCGCTGAAGTGGAATGTCTGGCTGAATCACACCAGCACCTCAGCAAGGAGTCCCTGGCTGGAAATAAGCCAGCAAATGCAGTCCTAAATAAG GTGCTGAACCAGCTGGAAGAGCTGCTGTCAGACATGAAGTCTGATGTCACACGGTTACCTGCTTCCCTTGCTCGTATTCCCCCTGTGGCCCAGCGTCTCCAAATGTCTGAGCGTTCTATCCTATCTCGCCTGGCCTCAGGCGCGGGTAATGTGGACAAAAGCGCTCAAGGAGCAGGTGAGG GTCAGATTTCGACCACATTCCCCGGTGGCTTCACCCCTACTGGTGCGCTGCCAACCCTGGGTAACGCCAACTTTGCTAACTTCCGACCCCAATATTCACTACCGGGAGCTGCAACAGGACCAG GTGTGCCATCTGTGCAGGTGAGCAGCCTCCAGAGCCTGGGTGCAAGCCTTCACATGCTTGCTGCCTCCAACCCTCTACTGGACCCACACTTGAGCATGCAGCAGCCCCCAACCTCTCACAGTGGGGCAATATCTGCTGCCACTCGAGCATCCCTTCTTCTTcaccaacagcaacagcagcaactcCAGCAGCATTCAGGAGACACAAAAAACCTGATATACTTGGATTAG